A genomic window from Nocardioides sp. BP30 includes:
- a CDS encoding COX15/CtaA family protein has translation MGVISTARATPDTRRPGRVRSWLRGHLVPLAVANLCANILLVVTGGVVRLTSSGLGCPTWPECTDGSYVRHGATGIHGVIEFSNRMLTYVLTAIAIAVVVAAWDRVGKVRRLAVGIALGIPLQAVIGGISVLTDLNPWVVALHLLASMAMISLCVWMLDTLWSPARGAAPRRVAGLSWAVFALGWVVLWLGTIVTGSGPHSGDLQSKRTGLDPATMSHLHALAVDLLVALTVTLLVVVRRSPYLRLVVGVLLGVELAQGIVGWIQYETGLPAFVVGLHMLGAALTAAGLARVVLSTRPHTR, from the coding sequence ATGGGAGTGATCTCCACCGCTCGCGCCACCCCCGACACCCGGCGTCCGGGCCGGGTCAGGAGCTGGCTGCGCGGCCACCTGGTGCCGCTCGCCGTCGCGAACCTGTGCGCGAACATCCTGCTCGTCGTGACCGGCGGCGTCGTACGGCTGACCTCGTCGGGGCTCGGCTGCCCGACGTGGCCCGAATGCACCGACGGGTCGTATGTCCGCCACGGCGCCACCGGCATCCACGGCGTGATCGAGTTCAGCAACCGGATGCTCACCTACGTGCTCACCGCCATCGCGATCGCGGTGGTCGTCGCAGCCTGGGACCGGGTGGGCAAGGTCAGGCGGCTGGCGGTCGGCATCGCCCTCGGCATTCCGCTGCAGGCGGTGATCGGCGGCATCAGCGTCCTCACCGACCTGAACCCCTGGGTGGTCGCGCTGCACCTGCTCGCCTCGATGGCCATGATCTCCCTGTGCGTGTGGATGCTCGACACGCTCTGGTCCCCCGCCCGGGGCGCCGCTCCCCGGCGCGTCGCAGGGCTGTCGTGGGCCGTCTTCGCCCTCGGCTGGGTAGTGCTCTGGCTGGGCACCATCGTGACCGGCTCCGGCCCGCACTCAGGCGACCTGCAGTCCAAGCGCACCGGACTCGACCCGGCAACGATGTCCCACCTGCACGCGCTCGCTGTCGATCTGCTGGTGGCGCTCACCGTGACGCTGCTGGTGGTCGTGCGGCGCTCGCCCTATCTGCGGCTCGTCGTCGGGGTGCTCCTCGGCGTGGAGCTCGCCCAGGGCATCGTCGGCTGGATCCAGTACGAGACGGGGCTGCCGGCCTTCGTCGTGGGCCTGCACATGCTCGGTGCCGCCCTCACCGCCGCCGGGCTCGCCCGGGTGGTGCTCTCCACGCGCCCGCACACCCGCTGA
- a CDS encoding ABC transporter permease encodes MSELSTPLDLAPRPGAAPFGRQVLAQASMEARLMLRNGEQLLLAVVIPVLILVGGVTAGTHLDLKLTDPRPLVDIFTPGVIALAVMSTSFTSLAIATGFERRYGVIKRLGSSPLPRSGLLLGKILALLAVQLIQIIVIGGVGQLLGWTPRAGVLGAFLGVALGTAAFASLGLLVAGTLRAEATLAAANLIYLLLMAGGAVVLPTSAYGSFGHVARWLPSGALGEAMRGAFLDANVAWRDLGVLAVWAALGTALTARTFKWE; translated from the coding sequence ATGAGTGAGCTCTCCACGCCGCTCGACCTGGCACCACGGCCCGGTGCGGCCCCGTTCGGCCGTCAGGTACTCGCCCAGGCCTCGATGGAGGCCCGGTTGATGCTGCGCAACGGCGAGCAGCTGCTCCTGGCCGTGGTGATCCCGGTGCTGATCCTGGTCGGCGGCGTCACCGCCGGGACCCACCTGGACCTCAAGCTGACCGACCCGCGGCCCCTGGTCGACATCTTCACGCCCGGCGTGATCGCGCTCGCGGTGATGTCGACCTCGTTCACCTCGCTGGCGATCGCCACCGGCTTCGAGCGGCGCTACGGCGTGATCAAGCGGCTGGGCTCCTCGCCGCTGCCGCGTTCGGGGCTGCTGCTGGGCAAGATCCTGGCGCTCCTCGCCGTCCAGCTGATCCAGATCATCGTGATCGGTGGGGTCGGCCAGCTGCTCGGATGGACGCCGCGGGCGGGCGTGCTCGGTGCGTTCCTGGGCGTCGCCCTCGGCACGGCCGCCTTCGCCTCGCTGGGGCTACTCGTGGCCGGCACCCTGCGCGCCGAGGCGACGCTGGCGGCGGCCAACCTGATCTACCTGCTCCTGATGGCCGGCGGTGCCGTCGTGCTGCCCACCAGCGCCTACGGCAGCTTCGGCCACGTCGCCCGCTGGCTGCCCTCGGGCGCCCTGGGCGAGGCGATGCGCGGCGCCTTCCTCGACGCGAACGTGGCCTGGCGCGACCTCGGTGTCCTCGCGGTATGGGCGGCGCTCGGGACGGCACTGACGGCAAGGACGTTCAAATGGGAGTGA
- a CDS encoding heme o synthase has product MTYVGERSPGLSTQEHDSPRATLKDVVAAYVGLTKPRVIELLLLTTVPVMFFAARGVPGLGLVVATVVGGTLSAGSASVFNCVYDRDIDEQMRRTRRRALPRHIVSPGAALVFGAALAVLSTAILAIWVNTLSAALSLGANAFYVFVYTMLLKRRTTQNIVWGGIAGCFPAMIGWTAVTDHLSWAPVILFLVVFFWTPPHTWALALRYREDYANVDVPMLPVVKPAREVGRQIVLYSWVMVAVSLSLWPIASTGWFYPAAATVLGAIFLLQAHRMHARTRGTEDLSVIQPMHLFHSSNLYLSLLFVAVAVDPLISR; this is encoded by the coding sequence GTGACGTACGTCGGTGAGCGAAGCCCGGGTCTCAGTACCCAGGAACACGACTCTCCGCGAGCGACCCTCAAGGATGTCGTGGCCGCGTACGTCGGCCTGACCAAGCCGCGCGTCATCGAACTGCTCCTGCTGACCACCGTGCCGGTGATGTTCTTCGCCGCGCGCGGGGTCCCCGGCCTGGGCCTCGTGGTGGCCACCGTGGTGGGTGGGACGCTGTCGGCCGGCTCCGCGTCGGTGTTCAACTGCGTCTACGACCGCGACATCGACGAGCAGATGCGCCGTACGCGGCGGCGGGCGCTGCCGCGCCACATCGTCTCGCCCGGCGCCGCGCTGGTGTTCGGAGCGGCCCTGGCGGTGCTCTCCACCGCCATCCTGGCGATCTGGGTGAACACGCTCTCGGCGGCGCTGTCGCTGGGGGCGAACGCGTTCTACGTCTTCGTCTACACGATGCTGCTCAAGCGGCGCACGACGCAGAACATCGTCTGGGGCGGGATCGCCGGCTGCTTCCCGGCGATGATCGGCTGGACAGCCGTCACGGATCACCTCTCCTGGGCGCCGGTCATCCTCTTCCTGGTGGTCTTCTTCTGGACCCCGCCGCACACCTGGGCGCTCGCACTGCGCTACCGCGAGGACTACGCCAACGTGGACGTGCCGATGCTGCCGGTGGTCAAACCGGCCCGCGAGGTCGGTCGGCAGATCGTGCTCTACAGCTGGGTGATGGTCGCTGTCTCGCTGTCCCTGTGGCCGATCGCCTCCACCGGGTGGTTCTACCCGGCTGCGGCGACGGTGCTCGGCGCGATCTTCCTGTTGCAGGCGCACCGCATGCACGCTCGCACTCGCGGCACGGAGGATCTCTCCGTGATCCAGCCGATGCACCTGTTCCACAGCAGCAACCTCTACCTCTCGCTGCTCTTCGTCGCCGTCGCGGTGGACCCCCTCATCTCTCGTTGA
- a CDS encoding helix-turn-helix transcriptional regulator, giving the protein MKIDEGAARADAGRAEDRNTRQRVARSILVDGPSTAAALAERLDLTPAAVRRHLDQLVEDGAVEAREPRPSGHKGRGRPAKVFALTERGRGGFDQQYDDLAAQALRFLADSAGEDGLRAFAQRRADFIREGFARLSAEQPGLSPAQVLAQVFTEAGYVAKVRELAVVGEQLCQQHCPVSHVAHEFPQLCEAETAAISEVLGTHVQRLATIAHGDGVCTTCIPSTSNTGSNTERKQVTI; this is encoded by the coding sequence GTGAAAATCGACGAGGGTGCTGCGCGGGCTGATGCCGGGCGCGCCGAGGACCGCAACACGCGTCAGCGTGTCGCGCGGTCGATCCTCGTCGACGGGCCCTCGACGGCGGCAGCGCTCGCGGAGCGGCTCGACCTCACCCCCGCCGCCGTACGACGCCATCTCGACCAGCTTGTCGAGGACGGCGCGGTGGAGGCGCGCGAGCCGCGACCGAGCGGGCACAAGGGCCGTGGCCGGCCGGCGAAGGTGTTCGCGCTCACCGAGCGTGGTCGCGGCGGCTTCGACCAGCAGTACGACGACCTGGCAGCCCAGGCGCTGCGCTTCCTGGCCGACAGTGCCGGCGAGGACGGCCTGCGGGCCTTCGCCCAGCGGCGGGCGGACTTCATCCGGGAGGGCTTCGCACGGCTGAGCGCCGAGCAGCCCGGGCTGAGTCCCGCGCAGGTGCTGGCCCAGGTCTTCACCGAGGCGGGCTATGTCGCCAAGGTCAGGGAATTGGCAGTGGTGGGCGAGCAGTTATGCCAACAGCACTGCCCGGTCTCCCATGTCGCCCATGAGTTCCCCCAGCTGTGCGAGGCCGAGACCGCAGCGATCAGCGAGGTCCTCGGCACCCACGTCCAACGGCTCGCGACCATCGCCCACGGCGACGGGGTCTGCACCACGTGCATCCCGAGCACCAGCAACACCGGTAGCAACACTGAGAGGAAGCAGGTCACGATATGA
- a CDS encoding DUF559 domain-containing protein: MTTPTIVIPDRPFRRAELLELGLTRRDFYRLVEDGVIRAVVREAFVRADLEDTTRLRAAAVSLAVAEGHVAVDRTAAAIHGVNTFTYVELEEPPPVETCVLRGANPTQRRDVRGRTRDLAPGDIMVIDGLRVTTPLRTALDLGCHLRRREAMAALNTFGRLHAVSADDLRVLLPRFHRRRGVIQLRELAQLVEPRIESARESWTWLEIHDAGLPMPEPQVWIEIDGVPTYRLDFAYERRRIAIEYDGAEFHDRTDEQRRHDAARRAWLRKNGWTVIVIRSGDFTGERRDRWIRELRLALAATYDNRRW, encoded by the coding sequence ATGACCACTCCGACCATCGTGATCCCCGACCGCCCCTTCCGCCGGGCCGAGCTGCTCGAGCTCGGGCTGACCCGCCGTGACTTCTACCGCCTGGTCGAGGACGGTGTGATCCGGGCGGTCGTGCGCGAGGCCTTCGTCCGGGCCGACCTCGAGGACACCACCCGGCTCAGAGCGGCGGCCGTCTCGCTGGCCGTCGCCGAGGGGCACGTGGCGGTCGACCGCACGGCCGCAGCCATCCACGGGGTGAACACCTTCACCTACGTCGAGCTGGAGGAGCCGCCACCCGTGGAGACCTGCGTGCTGCGCGGAGCCAACCCGACCCAGCGGCGAGACGTCCGCGGCCGCACCCGTGATCTCGCACCCGGGGACATCATGGTGATCGACGGTCTGCGCGTGACCACTCCGCTGCGCACGGCTCTCGACCTCGGCTGCCACCTGCGTCGCCGTGAGGCGATGGCAGCACTCAACACGTTCGGGCGCCTGCACGCCGTGAGCGCGGACGACCTGCGGGTCCTGCTGCCGCGCTTCCACCGCCGTCGAGGGGTCATCCAGCTGCGCGAGCTCGCGCAGCTCGTCGAGCCGAGGATCGAGTCCGCCCGGGAGTCGTGGACCTGGCTGGAGATCCACGACGCCGGGCTGCCGATGCCGGAGCCGCAGGTCTGGATCGAGATCGACGGCGTGCCGACCTACCGTCTGGACTTCGCCTACGAACGGCGCCGGATCGCCATCGAGTACGACGGCGCGGAGTTCCACGACCGCACCGACGAGCAGCGCCGCCATGACGCTGCCCGGCGCGCCTGGCTGCGGAAGAACGGCTGGACGGTGATCGTGATCCGGTCGGGTGACTTCACCGGCGAGCGGCGCGACCGGTGGATCCGGGAGCTGCGCCTCGCGCTGGCTGCGACGTACGACAACCGCCGCTGGTGA
- the sufB gene encoding Fe-S cluster assembly protein SufB — protein MTSIEELNPELKGIGKYEFGWADPDVAGSAAQRGLNDAVVRDISEKKNEPEWMLDLRLKGLKLFGRKPMPTWGSDLSGIDFDNIKYFVRSSEKQAASWDDLPEDIKNTYDKLGIPEAEKQRLVAGVAAQYESEVVYHSIREDLEQQGVIFVDTDTALKEHEELFKEYFGTVIPVGDNKFAALNTSVWSGGSFIYVPKGVHVDIPLQAYFRINTENMGQFERTLIIVDEDAYVHYVEGCTAPIYSSDSLHSAVVEIIVKKGGRCRYTTIQNWSNNVYNLVTKRAVCEAGATMEWVDGNIGSKVTMKYPAVYLMGEHAKGETLSIAFAGEGQHQDAGAKMVHAAPHTSSSILSKSVARGGGRTSYRGLIQVNEGAHGSKSNVLCDALLVDQISRSDTYPYVDIREDDVSMGHEASVSKVSDDQLFYLMSRGMAEDEAMAMIVRGFVEPIAKELPMEYALELNRLIELQMEGAVG, from the coding sequence ATGACCTCGATCGAGGAGCTGAACCCCGAACTGAAGGGGATCGGCAAGTACGAGTTCGGCTGGGCCGACCCGGACGTCGCCGGTTCGGCGGCACAGCGCGGCCTCAACGACGCCGTCGTGCGCGACATCAGTGAGAAGAAGAACGAGCCGGAGTGGATGCTGGACCTGCGGCTGAAGGGCCTCAAGCTCTTCGGGCGCAAGCCGATGCCCACGTGGGGCTCGGACCTGTCGGGCATCGACTTCGACAACATCAAGTACTTCGTCCGCTCCTCGGAGAAGCAGGCCGCCAGCTGGGACGACCTGCCGGAGGACATCAAGAACACCTACGACAAGCTCGGCATCCCGGAGGCGGAGAAGCAGCGCCTGGTCGCGGGCGTCGCGGCGCAGTACGAGTCCGAGGTCGTCTACCACTCGATCCGCGAGGACCTCGAGCAGCAGGGCGTGATCTTCGTCGACACCGACACCGCGCTGAAGGAGCACGAGGAGCTCTTCAAGGAGTACTTCGGCACCGTCATCCCGGTCGGCGACAACAAGTTCGCCGCGCTCAACACCTCGGTGTGGTCGGGCGGCTCGTTCATCTACGTGCCGAAGGGCGTGCACGTCGACATCCCGCTGCAGGCCTACTTCCGGATCAACACCGAGAACATGGGCCAGTTCGAGCGCACGCTGATCATCGTCGACGAGGACGCCTACGTGCACTACGTCGAGGGCTGCACGGCGCCGATCTACTCCTCGGACTCGCTGCACTCAGCGGTCGTGGAGATCATCGTCAAGAAGGGCGGCCGCTGCCGCTACACGACCATCCAGAACTGGTCGAACAACGTCTACAACCTCGTGACTAAGCGCGCCGTCTGCGAGGCCGGCGCGACGATGGAGTGGGTCGACGGCAACATCGGCTCGAAGGTGACGATGAAGTACCCGGCCGTCTACCTGATGGGGGAGCACGCCAAGGGCGAGACGCTCTCGATCGCCTTCGCCGGCGAGGGCCAGCACCAGGACGCCGGCGCCAAGATGGTGCACGCCGCGCCGCACACCTCGAGCTCGATCCTGAGCAAGTCGGTGGCGCGCGGCGGTGGCCGGACGTCGTACCGCGGCCTGATCCAGGTCAACGAGGGCGCACACGGCTCGAAGTCCAACGTGCTCTGCGACGCGCTGCTGGTCGACCAGATCTCCCGGTCGGACACCTATCCCTACGTCGACATCCGCGAGGACGACGTCTCGATGGGCCACGAGGCCAGCGTCTCGAAGGTCTCCGACGACCAGCTCTTCTACCTGATGAGCCGCGGCATGGCCGAGGACGAGGCCATGGCGATGATCGTGCGCGGCTTCGTCGAGCCGATCGCCAAGGAGCTCCCGATGGAGTACGCCCTCGAGCTCAACCGCCTGATCGAGCTGCAGATGGAAGGAGCCGTCGGCTGA
- a CDS encoding ABC transporter ATP-binding protein codes for MSQPAVEVSGLRMTYGTKTAVDGLSLSVEAGSITAVLGPNGAGKTTTLETCEGYRRPQSGTVRVLGLDPVTQRRDLLPRIGVMLQGQGAWSGVRAMEMLRHIARLHADPLPVDALADRLGLHECGRTPYRRLSGGQQQRLGLAMAIVGRPEIVFVDEPTAGMDPAARRTTWELLRELRESGVTVVLTTHYLEEAEQLADQVHIIDHGQLIASGSPEELTRGSSATVRLVVDQELPAETEAALRTAVEHWSKEYGVGVRSMSFGSRTLEDVFLELTGRGMGHE; via the coding sequence GTGTCACAGCCCGCTGTCGAGGTCTCCGGCCTGCGCATGACCTACGGCACCAAGACCGCCGTCGACGGCCTCTCGCTCAGCGTCGAGGCCGGTTCGATCACCGCCGTCCTGGGGCCGAACGGCGCTGGCAAGACGACCACGCTGGAGACCTGCGAGGGCTACCGGCGGCCGCAGTCGGGCACCGTGCGCGTGCTCGGTCTCGACCCGGTGACGCAGCGCCGCGACCTGCTTCCCCGCATCGGCGTGATGCTGCAGGGCCAGGGCGCCTGGAGCGGCGTGCGCGCCATGGAGATGCTGCGGCACATCGCCCGGCTGCACGCCGATCCGCTGCCGGTCGACGCACTCGCCGACCGGCTGGGGCTGCACGAGTGCGGGCGGACGCCGTACAGGCGCCTCTCGGGTGGTCAGCAGCAGCGGTTGGGGCTGGCGATGGCGATCGTGGGCCGCCCCGAGATCGTCTTCGTCGACGAGCCGACGGCCGGGATGGATCCCGCCGCCCGACGTACGACGTGGGAGCTGCTGCGCGAGCTGCGCGAGTCCGGCGTCACCGTCGTGCTGACCACGCACTACCTGGAGGAGGCCGAGCAGCTGGCCGACCAGGTGCACATCATCGACCACGGCCAGCTGATCGCGTCCGGCTCGCCGGAGGAACTCACCCGCGGCTCGTCGGCCACCGTGCGGCTGGTCGTCGACCAGGAGCTCCCCGCCGAGACCGAGGCGGCACTGCGCACCGCCGTGGAGCACTGGAGCAAGGAGTACGGCGTCGGCGTGCGGTCGATGAGCTTCGGATCACGCACGCTGGAGGACGTCTTCCTCGAGCTCACCGGAAGGGGCATGGGCCATGAGTGA